Part of the Plasmodium malariae genome assembly, chromosome: 9 genome is shown below.
GAATGATGGATCGAATGATGGATCGAATGATGGATCGAATGATGGAACTAATAACGGATCGAATGATGGAACTAATAACGGATCGAATGACAGAGCTAGTGACAAATTAGGAAAGGGAGGAAAGAAGAGTATAAAAAAGTGTGCAAATAAGGGGTACTCATCATGCAAAagcagaaaaatatatgtgggGAAGCGTAATCGGAGCTCTATGAAAAGAAAGAGAAGTTATTCAGTAGAGGATGTGTCTTATGAGGGAATCTCATCTAAAAGTTTTGCAAGCAGTGGACAGGATAAAGAAGAGAAAAGAATTAAGTCTAGTAAATATAGCCGTGAACATAGTAAAAGTGCAAGCAGTATTAGAAGTATTTTGAACGAAACATATGACGACATAGATAAGAAAGAAAGTAATAATAGTTACAGTAGCAAAAGCGCGTATTTAATAGATGATCATTTTGACAAAAATGCAAAggataaaaatgtaaaagataaaaaaagttgTTGGCTTAGTTCCTGTTCAAAGGAAAAATGTTCTGAGGGAGGAACGCTTATAGAATATGTTTTTAAGGAAGGAAAaacacatataaaaaaagcaaaaaaagaagtaaagaataatattttgcaAAACTTTCCATGTAGTAAGTTGAAGTACAAGGGTAATGAACAGAGTGAGGGCTCCTCTTCAGAAAAAAGTTTTGATGAGCATGAAAATTCTTTAAAGGAAGGATTGAACAAACAGAAAAGTAAAGAATgccataataaaaaagaaaaaagtgaGAAACGTAAAAACGCTTCTACTCGACTTGTTATGGATGGAAGAAAGCAAAAAAGTGCAAGTATATCACGTACTGCACGCGGAGAATGCGGAGCAGATTGTGTAATGAACAGTAATACTAACAGTAATGCTAACAGTAATGCTAACAGTAATGCTAACAGTAATGCTAACAGTAATGCTAACAGTAATGCTAACAGTAATGCTAACAGTAATGCTAACAGTAATGCTAACAGTAATGCTAACAGTAATGCTAACAGAGATGTCAACAGAGATGTCAACAATGAAGCTAATAGAACTGATAATAGCATTGCGAATAGTGCTGCCAGAGCCTCCAACTATGATGTTGGCAAAGATGAGCAGGGGAAAAAGCCTGTGTCTGACTTGTTACAGTCAAGTAACATTTCAAATTCAACCAAAATTTTAGAATcacatttttcttatttatgtaataaatacattGATGGGGATtctaaaaaagataataatgaaaatagaaCTAATAGCGAATGTAAGGAATTAGATGCAACTACTATTGAGGGGAAAATTCCACGTAATTTAATTATGAGTGACaagatgaaaatattaaagcaGGGGGGAGATGAAGAACTATTGAATACTCAAATTGAAGATGACTGTGTTTCGGAGCATGTAGTAAAAGAAAAGTACAATgaacatataaatgtttcttcttcgaatatgaaaaataaaatggatcATATGAGTACAAGTGAAAATCGATGTAGGGATGACACGACAAACAATAGTAGTGAACATTGCACCTATGAAAGTttcaaggaaaaaaaaagaaaagaaaaagatttttCCTTAAAGGATAGGATAATATCAAAGGGGAAAGAATCAGCGAGTTTCGGTCGTAGAGGGAAAGCAGGTGGTAGTGGAAAAAGTAGTGGTAGCGGTAGGAGTGATAGTGGAAAAAGTAGTGGTAGCGGTAGGAGTGATAGTGGAAAAAGTAGTGGTAGCGGTAGGAGTGATAGTGGAAAAAATAGTGGTAGCGGTAGGAGTGATAGTGAAAACAGTAGTGGTAGCGGTAGGAGTGATAGTGGAAGCATTAGTGATCGAAGCAGTGATAGTGGAAGTATTGGCGGTCGAAGGAGTGATCGTGGAAGGAACATGTCGTGCCGCTCAAGAAATACCAGTTCAGGgtacaaaaagaaatataggCAAAactatttacataaaaaaaagaagaaaaaacgaATTAATGAAAGTTTA
Proteins encoded:
- the PmUG01_09036000 gene encoding RNA-binding protein, putative; its protein translation is MVENGCSLLIRNLSFETSPEKVRKVFENFGKIRDVYLPLDHYTRRPRGFGFVEYYDPKYAKEALNTLNNSKIDGKEIKIIIAQNRRKSPDTMKMYHYNAYESRYRKGVRYNSSRKRYKSRYRSMERYRYKNKRGRSRSGSRSGSRSGSRSGSRSGSRSGSRSRSRSGSRSLGLQKYKKEKNNRRYAKYSRSASSCCSTSSDYSSYRDSKSGSRTKSTIRSDSSSNSRSGSTRRRSSRSSGSDYDYSKRKNKNENPKKEEKDGVKVGANDGTNDVANDGSNDGSNDGSNDGTNNGSNDGTNNGSNDRASDKLGKGGKKSIKKCANKGYSSCKSRKIYVGKRNRSSMKRKRSYSVEDVSYEGISSKSFASSGQDKEEKRIKSSKYSREHSKSASSIRSILNETYDDIDKKESNNSYSSKSAYLIDDHFDKNAKDKNVKDKKSCWLSSCSKEKCSEGGTLIEYVFKEGKTHIKKAKKEVKNNILQNFPCSKLKYKGNEQSEGSSSEKSFDEHENSLKEGLNKQKSKECHNKKEKSEKRKNASTRLVMDGRKQKSASISRTARGECGADCVMNSNTNSNANSNANSNANSNANSNANSNANSNANSNANSNANSNANSNANRDVNRDVNNEANRTDNSIANSAARASNYDVGKDEQGKKPVSDLLQSSNISNSTKILESHFSYLCNKYIDGDSKKDNNENRTNSECKELDATTIEGKIPRNLIMSDKMKILKQGGDEELLNTQIEDDCVSEHVVKEKYNEHINVSSSNMKNKMDHMSTSENRCRDDTTNNSSEHCTYESFKEKKRKEKDFSLKDRIISKGKESASFGRRGKAGGSGKSSGSGRSDSGKSSGSGRSDSGKSSGSGRSDSGKNSGSGRSDSENSSGSGRSDSGSISDRSSDSGSIGGRRSDRGRNMSCRSRNTSSGYKKKYRQNYLHKKKKKKRINESLSNGNMDYRKTSDYKEEMSDKHTSKNYRKLLQGKRKREISKNCSKIKESKSYSYFKSESTNDDEGYNRCRDRSRRGSNSDREEGSRKRRKIGDENAETKRVRHKGMRTCNKEDTYSKQKKKKNSPSSASSARNGSSARSSSSTSEVSYKSKSIYEDSYELSDDKDYSLEEKKGNKKKSNTKKGKTKGTFKYSEESYELRHHSKHHNNKIKYKAINKNKKLKKRNVYNNSYEKSTYSKSKSYCSVELSSTNSTKSNYSNSSKRMSNIKYYKRCGNTIKHKHVRNRKNRRLDKSGSSSISYGISPVDRSNS